Proteins from a genomic interval of Equus quagga isolate Etosha38 chromosome 11, UCLA_HA_Equagga_1.0, whole genome shotgun sequence:
- the LOC124246666 gene encoding trace amine-associated receptor 7a-like, translated as MTASPGFRTETPEQGVAPPAAVQLCYENLNGSCIRTPYSPGPRLALYAVFGFGAVLAVFGNLLVMISILHFKQLHSPANFLIASLACADFLVGVTVMPFSMVRSVESCWYFGRTYCTLHSCFDVSFCYASIYHLCFISLDRYIAVTDPLVYPTRFTASVAGMCIAFSWLLSVIFSSSLLGTGANEAGLEELVSALTCVGGCQIAVNQSWVLVNFLLFFIPTLVMIMVYSKIFLIAKQQARKIESLSSKTSRSSDSYRDRVSKRERKAAKTLGFAVTAFLISWLPYFIDSVIDAFLGFITPTYMYEILVWVAYYNSAMNPLIYAFFYPWFRKAIQLIVTGKVLRENSSTINLFSG; from the coding sequence ATGACAGCTTCTCCAGGTTTCAGAACAGAGACTCCCGAGCAGGGAGTGGCCCCCCCTGCGGCTGTGCAGCTCTGCTACGAGAACCTGAATGGATCCTGCATCAGGACCCCCTACTCCCCAGGCCCCCGCCTGGCTCTGTATGCAGTCTTTGGCTTCGGAGCCGTGCTGGCTGTATTCGGAAACCTCCTGGTGATGATTTCCATCCTTCACTTCAAGCAGCTGCACTCTCCAGCCAACTTTCTCATTGCCTCTCTCGCCTGCGCTGACTTCCTGGTGGGGGTCACTGTGATGCCCTTCAGCATGGTCAGGTCCGTGGAGAGCTGCTGGTACTTTGGGCGGACTTACTGTACGTTGCACTCTTGTTTCGATGTGTCATTCTGTTATGCCTCCATCTACcacttgtgttttatttctcttgatagATACATTGCGGTCACGGACCCTCTGGTCTATCCAACCAGGTTCACTGCCTCTGTCGCTGGCATGTGCATTGCCTTCTCCTGGCTCCtgtctgttattttttcttcttcccttcttggCACAGGTGCAAATGAAGCTGGGCTGGAGGAGCTAGTCAGTGCTCTCACCTGTGTGGGAGGCTGTCAGATTGCAGTGAATCAAAGTTGGGTACTGgtcaattttctattatttttcattcccactcTGGTGATGATAATGGTTTACTCCAAGATTTTCCTCATTGCTAAACAACAGGCTAGAAAGATTGAAAGTCTGAGCAGTAAGACTTCGAGATCGTCAGACAGCTACAGAGACAGAGTGtccaagagggagagaaaagcagcAAAGACCCTGGGATTCGCCGTGACAGCGTTTCTGATCTCATGGCTGCCCTACTTCATTGACTCGGTCATCGATGCCTTCCTAGGTTTCATCACACCCACGTATATGTATGAGATACTGGTTTGGGTTGCTTACTATAACTCAGCAATGAACCCCTtgatttatgctttcttttatcCTTGGTTTCGAAAAGCCATCCAACTCATTGTCACTGGCAAAGTCTTGAGAGAGAATTCCtcaacaataaatttattttctgggtGA